The region GAACCGCACCGAACTGCTGGAGGCGGATCCGCAGGCGACCGACCAGCTGCCGGTCGCGGCGGCGTGGAACGTGCCGCTCAACAAACTGGCCACCGAACAGCCCGCGGCCCTCCAGCTGCTCCAGGTGTGCGCGTTCTTCGGGCCCGAACCGATCTCCCAGAAGCTGTTCCGGGGGGCCCGCGACGTACCGGTCCCCGAAGCGCTCGCCCAGGCGTTCGGCGATCCCATCAAGATCAGTCGCGCGGTCAAGGAGATCACCCGCTACAGCCTCGCCAAGATCGACCACCGCAACAACGCGCTCCAGTTGCACCGGTTGGTGCAGACGGTGCTGAAGAACAAGTTGAGCCCGTCCGAGCAAGACGAGATGAGGCACGCAGTGCACGTGCTGCTGGTCAACGGCGACCCCGGAGACCCGGACGCCGCCGCCAACTGGCCCCGCTACGCCGAACTGCTCCCGCACGCCCTCGTGTCGCGCGCGGTGGAGAGCAAGGACAAGTGGGTCCGGGTGCTGGTCATCAACCTGGTCCGCTACCTGCTCCGGATCGGTGACTTCGGTGCCGCCCGCGACCTCGCGGGCCAGGCCAAGGAGTGCTGGACCGAGGCCCTGGGCGAGCGCGACCGGGACACCCTGGAGATCAGCCGGCGGTACGCGATCGCCCTGCGCCGGCTCGGTTTCGTGAGCGAGGCCCGCACCCTCAACGAGCGGACCCGGGAACTGGTCCGCGAGGTCGTCGGCGAGGAGGACGAGCAGTACCTCGGGATGCTGGACACCGTGGCGGCCGACTACCGCAGCGAAGGCCGCTTCGCCGAGGAGCTCCGGCTCCAGCAGGAGGTCTACGAGCGGGCGGGCGCCATCCTCGGCGCGGACGACCCGGGGACGTTGAACTACGGCTTCAACCTGGCGGGCTGCTACCGCATCATGGGCCAGTACGAGCAGGCCCGTGAGCTGGACCAGGCCATCATGCGGCGGCGCGGTGCCGTGCTGGGCGCGAACCACCTCCAGACGTTCGGCTCCCGCAACGCCTACTGCATGGACCTGCGCGAGTGCGGGCAGTACCTGGAGGCGGCCAGGCAGCAGGAGGACAGCCTCAACTACCTGCTGGAGGTGGCGGGCCCGGACAACCCGCAGTCGATCGGCGCGACCCGCAACCTGTCGGTGGCGCTGCGCAAGGCGGGCTTCCACGACCGGGCCAACGAGTACTCCGGCGACTGCCTCGCGCGCTACCGCCGCCGGCACGGGGACGACCACGCGGACACCATCACCGCGGAGATGAACGTCTCCACCGACCTGCGGCACCTGGGCGAGCTGGAGGAGGCGCTGAAGCTGGCGCGGGGCAGCCACGAGCGGTTCCAGGCGCTGATGACCCCGGGCCACCTGTTCACCCTGGTCGCCGCGCTCAACCTGGCCGTGATCCTGCGCCTGCACGGTGAACCGGACGAGGCGCTGGCGCTCGACCGGCAGACCCACGCGGCGCTGCTCGACCTGTTCGGCGGGGACCACCCGACGACGCTGATCGCGGCGACGAACCTGGCCAGCGACCTGGCGGCGAAGGGCGAGCACGCCGAGGCGCGGTCGCTGGACGTGGCGACCAAGGCGCGGTCGGAGCGGGTGCTGGGTCCCGACCACCCGTCGACGCTGGCGGTGGCGCTCAACCTGGCGCTCGACCTGGCGGCGCTGGGCGAGGACGACGAAGCCGCCCTGCTGCACAGCAAGACCGTCCAGAGCCTGCGCACCGTGCTCGGCGACAACCACCCGGCCGTGGTGGCGGCCACCCAGCACGTCCGGGCGAACTGCGACAGCGACACCATGCAGTTGTGAGCACCGGTCAGCCGGCGGCCTGGTCGAACCAGGCCGCCAGGTCCGCCGGGTCGGGTGCCGCGCCCGACCTCGTCGCGACCCGGTGGTGCACCGCCCGGACCAGCTCCGGGCGCAGCCGCAGGGCGGCCGACCGCAGGGCGACGCCGAGCCCGACCCACGCGGCCGCGTCGCCGGGCGTGACGCGCAGGCGCGCGAGGTAGCCGGCGGTCGCGGCGGCGCGGTCGCCGAGCACCAGCGCGACGTCGGGGCCGTGCCGGTCGGCGACCTTCCCGGCCCGGTAGGGGTCCAGCACGCGCAGCCTGAGCAACGCCTCCAGCGCGGACGTGCCCGTGCCGGAGGACGGCTCGACGTGGGACTCCGGCACCGGCGCGGGCCGTCCGCCCCGGGACCACGCGTCGGCCAGGGCGACGACCGCCGCCCGGTCCGGGCGGGCGTGGCGCAGCCGCCACGTGGCGCGGTGGGTGTCGGTGATCATCGCGACCGACTCCGCGAGCCCGTCGGGCAGGTCGGTCGGCGCGGCCGCGGCGAGCCGGACGGAGGCCGCGGCGGCGAACTCGCGGCCGAGGTCGGTCAGCTCGGTCAGACCGCGCAGCGTGCGGACGGCCTCCCCCACCTGGTGGGCGCGCAGTGCGTAGCTGAAGTGCGCGTGGGCCTCGGGCTCGTCCGACGACAGGTGACGGCGCTGCACGTTCCAGTACTCGACGACCGTGACGAAGGCGTAGACGCCGTGCAGCAGGCCCGCGACGGGCCGGGGGTCGTCGCGCCACGGCGCGTAGAACCGCTCCTGCCCACTGCCGTCGTGGAGGTCCACCAGGTCCATCAGCGCGTTGACCTTGGAGTGCTGCAACTCGTGCACGAGGGCCTCGCCGAACTGCGTGGCCGACCGCTTGGGCGACATCGCGACCGCGCCGAACGCCGCGGTGGACGACGCGGCGAACACGTTGCGGTCGGCGTCCAGCGGGACGATCGTGGACAGGCAGGCAG is a window of Saccharothrix espanaensis DSM 44229 DNA encoding:
- a CDS encoding HEXXH motif domain-containing protein, with protein sequence MESPAGLGPFADVDRAWTLLAEAERIAPDMVEDLLMLPSVGVWLTRVLRHALGSAPDATPMPAEVGGFHALAAAAAVRVGLRCEIPVPVVHGAVTLPSVGVYRPATGFPVGHVVLRHDAPGVTLAALGATVPATFEPVKRHRSSVRGQAVELIFDDLDPYREFGAPVPPRPLGEAECAEWRKLMDEAWDLLTHAHPGWAEELAACLSTIVPLDADRNVFAASSTAAFGAVAMSPKRSATQFGEALVHELQHSKVNALMDLVDLHDGSGQERFYAPWRDDPRPVAGLLHGVYAFVTVVEYWNVQRRHLSSDEPEAHAHFSYALRAHQVGEAVRTLRGLTELTDLGREFAAAASVRLAAAAPTDLPDGLAESVAMITDTHRATWRLRHARPDRAAVVALADAWSRGGRPAPVPESHVEPSSGTGTSALEALLRLRVLDPYRAGKVADRHGPDVALVLGDRAAATAGYLARLRVTPGDAAAWVGLGVALRSAALRLRPELVRAVHHRVATRSGAAPDPADLAAWFDQAAG